One Kushneria konosiri genomic window, TGGGTCATGATCGATCAGAGCGTTGTCGCCATTGATGCTCATGGCCAGCCAGATGGCACATCGATGTGACGCGCATCGATGGATCAGGGTTTCAAGCCAGGGCTCGGAGACCAGATCAAGCAGGGCAGAGGCGGTAACCATCGTGGTTTTTGCCAGCAAGTCGTCAGGCAGGGCCCGAGCCAGATCGGAGAGATCGCGCTGCAGGCACTGCAGCTCGTCAATATGGTCATGGCATCGAGGGCCATTGTCCCGGACGTGGGCCAGCAGGGCCGGGTCCTGATCCATCATGACCCAGTGCTGGTGTGGCGGCAGACGAGGCGCAAGGTAGCGCAGGTTATTGCCACTGCCACAGCCCAGATCCAGAAACCTCAAGGCTCCCTGACGCGGCTGCGACATCAGCCAGTGCCGACATGTCTCGCCCAGTGGCTGCGCATCACGAGCGTGATGATCGGCTGGCTCGCGCAGGGCGAGCCATGAGGAGCTGAAATCGCTGTGGGCGGCCATGCCGTTATCAGGTGGTAGCTGGGTCATCGGCAGTGACTCCGATCAGGAAGCCGGGGTGGCATGTAATTGATTCAGGCAGATCAGAAACTGATTGGCAGCCCCCGGCCAGTCATTGAGTGTCTGGCGCGCCGTGAGCGCCCCCTGGCGCAGTGCCTGATACTGCGCACTGCGGGTATCGCTATTGTCAAACAAGAGCGATTGAAGGGCATCTCGTATTGCGGGGGCATCGTCAGGCGGCACATGAACGCCGGCGCTGTCGGGTAGCGTATCAGCCAGCGCACCGCCGGTGGTTGTGATGACCGGCAGGCCATGCGCCAGTGCTTCGGTAATGACCATGCCATAGCCTTCGTAGAAGGAGGGCAGGACGAACAGATCGCTTTGCTGCCAGTGGGTTTCAAGTGTCTCGGGTGGCAGGGCGCCATGTAACGTGACGCGCTGTTCGAGCTGATGCTCGGAAATCAGGCCTCGAAGCCGTTCGGTATAGCGCTCGTCGCGCGTTTCATCACCAATCAGGTCGCAGTGCCAGTCGTGTGCCTTGAGATCGGCCAGAGCCTCGAGCAGCAGATGCTGGCCCTTGCGTGGGATCAGGGTGGCGATACAGAGTAGCCTTGGCGTGTCGTTATCTGCCGCGGCGACCGGCACCGGCGTGATGCCGGGCTCGATCACGCTGATGCGGTCTTCATCGATACCCAGCTCGATCAGGCGGCGCTGGGTAAAGGTGCTGGTAACGATAATGCCGGTGGCCGACTGCAGTGCCTGGCATTCAAGTCCCAGCAGCGTTTCGCGCTGATGATCGTTCAGGCCGGTTTCGTCGCCCAGCGGATGGTGAATGAGCGCTACCAGCGTCAGGCGGCGAGCGTGGACGGCCAATACATCCGGCATCGCACTGGCGGCCAGTCCATCGACCACAACCAGACTGCGATCGGTACAGCCGCCCAGCGCGCGCTGAAGTGACTCGCGGGCGATGTCATCCGGCCATGGAAAGCGCCCATCCAGGCCAATGACCTCAACGGCAATGTCAGACGCTCGCAGCGACTCGACAATGCGTCTGTCGTAGATATAGCCACCGGTGAGCTGATCCGGTCGGCCGGCAACAATCAGGGTCAGACGACGAATCGATGATGCGGCTGTCATAGCGATCCTTCGTAGCTGGCCCAGGCGATGTGGGATTCATGCAGGGTCACACTCATTGCCGTCAGTCCCTTGCCGGTTTCACCAAGCTGGTCGGCCTCGATCGAGGCGGCCATGCGATCAAAGATGACACGGGCCATGAATTCGGTAGTGGTATTGCGTCCCTTGAACTCCTCGACCTCGTCGAGGTTTTGCATGTTGATATCGCTCAGGACCTCTGACAGCGTCTGACTGGCAAGGCCAATATCCACGATCAGATCATCCTGATCCAGATCCGGCCGCTTGAAGGTGACATCCACGATGTAGGTGGCGCCATGGAGCTTTTGCGCCGGACCAAAGATCTGGCCGTTGAAGCTGTGGGCGATCATGACGTGATCGCGAACGGTAAGGCTGTACATGGCAACACTCCAGAAAGGGGAACGATATCAAAAACGGTAGCGAATACGGTGACACAGAGCGCCGGTCTGAGTGGTAATCCGGGCCATGGTGTCGGGCAGGTCTTCAAAGGCGCTTTCGGCATCAATCAGCGCGTCGAGTCGATCGTCTTCCAAAAGCGACAGCGCCTGCATCATGCGTTCACTGTGGGTGCGCCGCGCGGACCTGGCCGGAGACACGGTACCGACCTGGCTTGCGCGCAACGTCAATCGCCGGGAGTGAAACGCTTCACCCAGTGGCAGGCTGACGGCCTGAGCGCCGAACCAGCTCATCTCGATAATGGAAGCTTCCTGCCCGGCGAGCGATAGCGCCTTTTGAAGTCCTGTCGGACTGCCACTGGCATGAATGACAAGATCACATTCGCCGCGAGCGGTGTCAGGCGTTGAAAAGTCGATATCCAGGGCTCTGGCCAGCGCTTCACGAGAAGTATCGACATCAATCAGTTCGACTCGGGTACCCGGGATATGGCGACAAAGCCAGGCCATGAGCGTGCCTACCACGCCAGCGCCAATAATGGCGATGCGATCACCGATGCGGGGTGCAGCGTCCCACAGGCCGTTGAGCGCCGTTTCCATGTTGGCAGCCAGCACAGCGCGCTCGGGCGGCAGGGTCTCGGGCAGCGGCATGGCCATGGAGGTCGGGACAACGTAGCGGTCCTGATGAGGATGCAGGCAAAACACGTAACGTCCCACAAGTGCCTCGGGTCCCTTTTCAACCATGCCCACACTCGAGTAGCCATATTTGACCGGTGCAGGAAAGTCGCCCTGCTGGAAAGGCGCTCGCATGCGAGCGTATTCACTCTCGGGCACTCGGCCGTGAAAGATCAGCGTTTCGGTGCCGCGGCTAATGGCGCTATAGCAGGTACGTACCTGAACCTCTTCCGGCCCGGGGGGGGCCAGAGGCTGGGTTCGGATCGATCCCTGGCCGGGGGCGTCGATCCAAAAGGCGCGGGCTGTATTTTCCGAGCTCATTCATGACCTTGTGCGTTAGAAAAAAGAAAGTCCTGCTGCCAAAAGCGCGCCGAACAGTATAGACACTGTCCATGGGTTCGCCGTGTCATGTAAAGCTTAAGCCCACTCGTTTTTGTCAAACCATCCACGTTACAAATCGTGATCAGACGCTATTCTGATAACACGGTTTATCATACCGGCGCGTGGTTTTCCTGCTGTATGATGACACTCTGATGAAGTTTTAATGCTTTTCTCGGTGGCGCATGAATCGTGATCGATCAGGGGTAATTGCCGGCCGGGAGGGAGGGCCTGAACATGAGTGAACAACGTATCGTTGTACGCCAGCCGGTGTGGCCGGCAGCCAGCGTGCTCATGGAGCTTCTGGCCGGCGGCATCGGTCTGATGCTGATGGTGGCGTTGCTGCATCTTGTTTATGGGGCACCGACACTGCTGTACCCCGTGGCAGGCGGCGTGTATCTGGTTCTGGCCGGCATCATCGTGCATGGCTGGCCGACGGGCCAGCAGCACTTTGGGTGGGCCAATCGCGTCACTTTGATGCGCGCGGTACTGATCGTACTGCTGACGGCCATGCTGCCCTTGCCGGCGCTGATCAATGAACATCATTTGATGGTATTTGCAATTGCCCTGACCGCGCTGACGCTTGATGGGGTGGATGGCTGGGTTGCACGCCACTTTCATGCCGAAAGCCGGTTTGGTGCACGGCTGGATATGGAGCTGGATGCCTTTTTCATTCTCATGCTGTGTTTGATGCTGGTCATCCAGGGCAAGGCAGGGGGCTGGATCATGGCCATCGGTGCCATGCGCTATGCCTTCGTGGCTGCCGCCCGGGTCTGGCACTGGCTCAATGAGGAACTGCCGGTGAGCTATCGACGCAAGACCATCTGTGTCTGGCAGGTCAGTACCCTGATGACATGTCTATTGCCCTGGGTGGTAACGCCCTGGTCAAATCTGGCACTGGCACTGTCACTGCTGCTTTTGATGATCTCCTTTGGCATGGACACCGTGTATCTTCATCGGCGCGCTGTTGCCTGAGCGGACTGTACTTTCAACGCAGGCCGCCGATAACGATCAGGTTCGCCACGACTTTTTTGACACGCTTTGATGAGTATTCGTATGGCTCGTGATGCCTTTTTACTGGCGGGGGAGAAGGTGCTTCCCGGCCAGCGTCGTCAGATCGATGTGCCGGTCGCCCGTCTCTATACCCATACCCCGCTCAATATCCCGGTTGAGGTGGTTCACGGCCGTCGGGACGGCCCGATCATGCTGGTATGTGGTGCCATTCACGGCGACGAAATCAACGGCGTGGAGATTGTTCGTCGAGTGCTCAAGACGCGCTCCCTCACACGCCTTCGGGGCACGCTGATTGCCGTCCCGATCGTCAACGTGTTCGGCTTCGTGCAGCACAGTCGCTACCTGCCGGATCGTCGGGATCTGAACCGCTGTTTTCCGGGTAGTGAGTCGGGATCTCTGGGCTCGCGAATTGCAGCGCTTTTCCGCGAGCAGGTGGTGGATCTGGCCACACACATACTGGATCTGCATACCGGAGCCATTCATCGTACAAACCTGCCACAGATTCGTGCTCAGCTTGAGCGCAATGAGCAGACCCGGGCCATGGCAGATGCCTTCGGCGCTCCGGTCATTCTCAATGCCGAACTGCGCGGTGGCAGCCTGCGTGAATACGCCGAGCGTCGTGGTATTCCGGTGCTGACCTATGAGGCAGGTGAGGCGCTGCGCTTTGATGACTGGGCCATCAGCGCCGGCGTGCGAGGGGTGCTCCGGGTCATGCGTTTACTGGACATGTTGCCGGTCGGGCGCGGCAGCAAGGTGCCGGCCTCGGAGGTGGCGCGCAGTTCAAGCTGGGCACGTGCGCCCATTGATGGTGTCCTGCGCCCGCGGGTTCGATTGGGCGCGCGGGTGGTCAAGGGCGAGCGGCTGGGCATCGTGGCCGGGCCGTTCGGTAACGAAGAAGGCGATGTACTGTCCTCCAGTGATGGCATCGTCATCGGCATGAGCAACCTGCCGCTGGTCAATGAGGGTGAGGCGGTCTTTCATATCGCCCGTTTCCACGAAATCGAAGATGCCGAGCATGCGGTAGAGGCGTGGCAGGCGAGTGCCAGCGTCGAGTAGCCATAACAGAAAGAGGCCCTGACGCGGTGGCGTCAGGGCCTGTCACATCAGAGGAAATCAGTCGGCGCCGGGAATGGGGGCATCCATCGACACCAGACCTTCGCTCCAGAGCGTTTGCCAAAGGGCGTTGGGAATGGCAGTAGTCATCAATGCCTGATTCTCGGCGATGCGTTCCGGTCTTGTAGTGCCCGGAATTACGGACGCTACGGCACGCGGCGCGGCACTGAACTGCAGGGCAACGGCGCGAACATCAACTCCGAAACGGTCGCAGATGTCGCGAAGTCGTCGGGTGCGCTCACGCATTTCGCTGGACGCCTGTTTGTAATCATAGTGATCGCCGCCGGCCAGAATACCGGAGTTGTAGGCGCCGCCGATGACCAGGCGCGCCCCGCGGCGATCGCACTCTGGCAGCAGGGTCTCCAGTGCGCCTTCATGGTCGAGCAGCGAATAGCGCCCGGCAAGCAAAAAGCCGTCAGGATCAGCCTTTTCGAGTGCGCGCGTACAGGCATCCACACGATTGACGCCCAGCCCCCAGGCCCGAATCACGCCTTCCTCGCGCAGCCTTGTCAGGGCACGTGCGGCACCGTTCATGGCCTGATCATGCACCTCTTCCCAGTGCTCGCCGTGGGCATCTGCCGCACAGTCATGGATCCACGCGATATCAATGCGATCCATGTTCAGACGCTCAAGGCTCTCCTCGATGGAACGCAGGGTTGCGGACTCCGAATAGTCATACACCACCCGGTTGGCACGACCATGGGCAAAAATACCCTGCTTCGGCTCCTGCTCTTCAAGGATCAGTCGCCCCACCTTGGTGGACACCACATACGTGCCTCGGGGTTCGTCGGCCAGCGCTTCTCCCAGACGCATTTCCGAAAGCCCGGCACCGTATTGCGGCGCCGTATCGAAATAGCGAATGCCCGCATCCCAGGCCGTGCGAAGCGTCTCGAGAGCACGCGTATCCGGGACTTCCTCAAACATGTTGCCCAGAGGAGCCGTGCCCAGCCCCATTTTGCCTGGCAATTCAAAACGCATAGCGCCTCCCTGGCGGTCATGATGTATACGGGCTTGGCCCGAAGGTGCATCAAGTATGGCCAGGGAAGACGAAACAACAACCTGCAGGTATTTCTGTGTCCTGATCTGACGTCAATCAGGTCGAGCAGTCAGGCATGTGGGCCGGCAGGGCTCGTGCGGCATCGATATCGTTGACCAGCGCGAGTGCCTGATCGAACACTTCGATACCGGCATCCGGACGATGAGCCGTCTCGGAAAGATAGCGGCGAAAACGTCGGCCACCGCGACAGCCGGTGAACAGACCAAGAAGATGACGCGTGATGTGATTGAGCCGCACGCCCGACTCAAGACGCGAGATCAGATAGGGCCGAAAGGCCTCCATCGCCTCGTGTCTCGTTGGCGGTGTGGTGTCTTCGCCGAAGATATCGCGATCGACGTGGGCCAGCAGAAACGGATTCTGATAGGCCTCGCGGCCGACCATGACGCTGTCGACATGATCGAGCTCCCGCTGACAGTCAGCGATGGTCTTGAGTCCGCCATTAATGCCGATGTGAAGCTCGGGATGGGCGGCCTTGAGTCGGTGCACACGTGGATAGTTCAGCGGAGGCACATCACGGTTCTGTTTGGGAGACAGCCCTTCGAGCCAGGCCTTTCGGGCATGGACGGTAAAGGTGGTGCAGCCGGCAGCGGCGACAGTATCAATAAAGCGTGTTAGATCCTCATCCTCGTCCTGGTCATTAATTCCGATGCGGCACTTGACCGTGATCGGAATCGAGACGGCCGCCTGCATGGCCGCCACGCAGCGGGCGACCAGTTCGGGATGGCCCATCAGGCAGGCGCCGATCATGTTGTTCTGAACGCGATCACTCGGGCAGCCAACATTGAGATTGACCTCCTGATAGCCCCAGGTCTCTGCAATGGCGGCACACTCGGCCAGCGCAGCCGGGTCACTGCCGCCCAGCTGCAGAGCCAGTGGATACTCGCGGGCATCATGGCCGAGAAAGCGTTCGCGCGGCGTGCCATGCAAAATGGCACCGGTGGTAACCATCTCGGTATAGAGCAGGGCACGTTTGGTCAGCGTTCTTGCGAAAGCGCGCTGATCACGGGGCGTCCAGTCCATCATGGGCGCTATCGAAAACCGGCGCCCTCGATCTGCCGGGCTGCTTTTAGATATATCAGTCACTTAAAAAATCCGATTGATCGTGTCTCGTCCCGTTCAACCCTATTGAATAATGTCTAAAGCCGTCGAAGCGAAACCAGGTCAAACAAAGACGGTACATAGTGGCAATATTTCAAAAACGGGGCACGAGTTGGCACGTCATTGTACGAAAGAAGCGACATTCTGCCCAGACGCACTCTTATCCACGAAAGCCCGCGCTCAGGCATGGGAGAAGCAGGTTAAAGGGAAGCTTGAGAGCCACGCCGCCTTGCTGTCGAAGAGGGTCAGAGTTTTGCTGAAGGTGCGCTACGTCGTCCTTGAAGTATTGATACGGGATGGGAGGCTTTTGCAGGGCTTAATCCATAAATTAGAAAGTTTTAATATTATTCTTTTTATGCGATATTCCTTATTCAAGGATGAGCTTTCGCCTTGAATCAGCACATGGATGTGCTTTTCATCTCCCTTCTCTGTGATATGACATCACCGCACCAGCTTTTGCTATGCGCTGCCTCCAGATGGCTTCGGCGATAATATTGAGCTGTCACGCCATATTCTCACGCCCATCCCGGAACTGCATGCTGGTATATCCTGACCATATGTCGATGTCCGGCTGAGTGACCAGGTGCAGATCGAGCAAAATCGTGTCTAGCCCAAAGAGGTCGGAGCTTGCTTTAAACACGTGCTTGATGATGCCTTTGGTTTAACGCGCGAGCCTCTGCCCAATCAGGAAGAAGACGTCTCGTTGGCGATGTCATCCTGTAACCTGCGACACCATGCGGCCCCCTGCTGCCTGAGCAGGGCCTGATTGCGTTCGGGGATACGTTCAGGGTGGGGGAAGCGTTCCAGCGCTGCCTCAAGGCTGGTTTCACGTAGCAGATGAAACAGCGGAAAGGGGGAGCGATTAGTGTAGTCAGCCGCGTCTTCCTGACCGGGTGAGGCTTGGCTGTCGCCAAAAAGATAGTCAGGATGAAAGCTTGCCAGCTGATAAACGCCTTCGTAGCCTTCACTGATCATCAGACGCTCGGCCATGTCGAGCTTATCCAGAAAGGTAAAGAAATCTTCGGCACCGGGTGTCAGAACCAGCAGGGTGGTTTCCGTGTCCGGATGGTCTTCAAGATATTCGCACTCTTCGATGACGGCCATGAGCAGGGCAGCATCATCTGCGGCATCGAGCTGGCGATAGCGAATACGCTCCCGCTCGAATTCGGCTGCGGCAAACGGGCACAAGTCATGTGCCATGACCCAGTCTTTCACCCAGCGTCGGGTGGCCTCCAATGGATGTGATGTCACGGTGTGCTCTTTTAAATGAAAGGGGCCGACAATGCGTCGACCCCCAAAAACTTATCAACCCAAAGCAGCACAGTGTACAGCATTGATGACATATTGCTTACCGGTCACGCTGTCAGTATCGGCGTCAGCGATCCTGACCTTCGAGGGTGATGGACATGCGGTCATCGGCGCTTTCGGCGTTTGAACCCATCATTTCATCATGTGTGACGCTGTGTTTGAAATAAAGAGGCACGCCCTCCATGCCACCGATATCGCGCAGCAGGGTCTTGGCGGCATTGAGAGATTTCGGTGTCAAAATCGTACCGTCTTCATTGAGCAGGGTGTCAGTATTCCCGCCACTGGTCACTTTCAGGGTGAAAATATCTCCTTCAGTCGATTCGATAACGATTTCATCGATCTGGTGAGCGTGCGCCTTTTCGGTCAGTTCGTTGAGTTTCATCTGCCTCTCCATGGCCTGTATTAACAATAACCTGCATTAATGTAGCCTGGTTGCTGTAAAAGCTCGCAGGTGCCGGAGTTAAAAATTGTCAGAAGGCGCTAAAGAGCGATACCGCATGCTCGTTTCTGACGCTATGATCGATGTAACTGCCTGCTTTTTAGAGAGAAGAGCCATGAGCGACAAGAGCCCACCACTGGAAGATCTGAAAGGCAAGGTCAAGGAGGCGTGGGGAACGCTGAGCGATGACAAGGAACTCAGTGAAGAAGGTGAAGTTCAGCAGTTGGCCGCCAGACTTGAGAAGGAGCAGGGGCTTTCTGCCGAAGAGGCCCAGCGTCAGGCGAAAAAAACACTTCGCGGTTAACGCTGGGGCAGTGATTACGCCATCAATACCTTAGAGCCTGTGAAGCTCGTCGTTGTGTGACGTGTCCAGCGGCTTAAACTGCTCATCGACCAGTTTAAGCGTGGTGTTGTTTTCCATCAGTAAATATATGGGCTCGTGTTCGGTGTCTCCACGGGCCGGGTGCAGCACGTAGACTGTCCCGCCACCGGGCACGGCATTGCCACTGATGACCTTCCAGTTGCCCTTGCGCTTTTGTGTCTGGCCATTGTTGGGTCCGCCTTGCGGTGTCTCGGTCAGGTTGTAGACGCCACCTGCACTATCGGTACTGAAGTTCAAGGCCACTTCAGTATCCACCCCGTCGCAGTCATCGCAAGGCAGAGAGCCGCCATAAATCTGATTGGTACCAGAGCTTCGTTGAGAGCTTTCGGGCGTGTCGCGACCCTGGTCACAGCCGGTCATTGAAAGCCCCACCAGTGCGCCCGTCATTATCAGTGCGCTAAAACGTGTCAATGTCATGTTCCCTGATGTCCTGAAATCATCGCCTCCGTTAAACGGATAGCGTGTCTTGCCTGCCTGTTTCAAAAGCCTAAACGATCCATTCGAACATGTCTCTTGTGCTGACATGGTCAGCGTACTGAACCGATCATATCGACATCGCTACAAGACGATGGTCCAAAAGCTATTGTTGTTCACGCCGTACGGGGCGAGAATCCCTTTGTTTTAACTTAATTCGAATATGACATTGTAAAGGGATGGAACATGAAGAAGGGGCTGTGTTGCACGCTGGCGCTTATGGGTATGGGCCTGTCATCACAGGGTTGGGCGGCTGGCGCCTTCGATCCCGATGGCGATTTCATGTTTGGAGACTGGGGCGGCGCGCGCTCTGATCTAACCGATCAGGGCGTGACCTTCCGTTTTGAATATATCTCCGAGATGGCCTATTCCGTTGACGGTGGCTTTCGCGACAAGCGCACCGGACGCTATGCCGATCAGTGGACCGCCGGGGCCAATTTCGACCTTGATAAGCTGTTTGGCGTACCCAATGCCCAGTTTCAGTTCACCCTGACCGATCGTAACGGCGAAAGCCTGACCAACGACGTCATCAATAATCCCAACAGCGTCGGTGGCTCTTCCAGTCAGGAAGTCTATGGTCGCGGTAGTGTTACGCGTATTACCCAGATGTGGTACGGCCAGACCTACATGGATGATACGTTTGAACTCAAGGCGGGCCGGGTACCGGTAGGGGATGATTTTGCCGTCATCGACAGTAATTTCCAGAATCTTTATCTGGGGAGCGGCGAGCCCGGTAACCAGAACGGTGGTATCTGGTATAACTGGCCGATTTCACAATGGGCGCTGGTCGGCAAATGGAACATCACCAATGAGCAGTACGCTCAGATCGGCTTTTTCAATCTCAACGAGTCCAACCTCGACCGTGACCATGGACTGGATTTAAAGCACAGCGGCACCAGCGGCACGCTCATTCCGGTTGAATACGGCTTTGAACCGGAACATGGCGTCAATGGTCTGCCGGGGCATTACAAGCTGGGGTATTACTACAGCAGTGCCGATGCTGACGATTACTCTTCACGCGACAGCGCCTCGGATGCTCAAAAGAGCCATCGCTATGGGCTCTATTACGTCATCGACCAGCAGGTGACAAGCCATGACGGTGACCGCAGCCGCGGTCTGGGCGTGTTCAGCATGGGGACGTGGAACGATGGTGATACGGCGACTTTCGATCGCTACTTGTCAGCCGGCGTGACCTATACCGGACCCTTCGATAGTCGTGCCCAGGATGAAGTCGGTTTCGGTCTGGCCTATGCCCACGTCAATGATGATTTTGATGCATACTCGCGCTCGAGTAACGCAGGGTTGGTCGGTGGATCTTCAGCGCCAGGCTACGTCCCGCGCCAGGGCGAGGAATACAATGCCGAAGTCTATTATGCCCTGCAGGCCACACCATGGATGTCCTTTCGTCCCAACCTGCAGTACGTACGCCATCCCGGAGCAGACAGCGACGTGGACAGTGCCTGGATAGCCGGTCTTTCCGTGCTGGCCACGTTTTAAGCCTCTACAGGGCGCCGCTACTACTGTGGCGCCCTTCGGATTCGTGG contains:
- a CDS encoding class I SAM-dependent methyltransferase, whose protein sequence is MTQLPPDNGMAAHSDFSSSWLALREPADHHARDAQPLGETCRHWLMSQPRQGALRFLDLGCGSGNNLRYLAPRLPPHQHWVMMDQDPALLAHVRDNGPRCHDHIDELQCLQRDLSDLARALPDDLLAKTTMVTASALLDLVSEPWLETLIHRCASHRCAIWLAMSINGDNALIDHDPHDSDRQLAAMDQKVQQWISLHQQRDKGFNGALGTTAPGVARSLLEKSGYHVTITQAPWQLDCRDQDQAHLAQSLVQGWLEAALEQAPDQREPLMDWHARRQQHIAQGRVEITVGHTDLFAVAGFPETS
- a CDS encoding glycosyltransferase family 4 protein: MTAASSIRRLTLIVAGRPDQLTGGYIYDRRIVESLRASDIAVEVIGLDGRFPWPDDIARESLQRALGGCTDRSLVVVDGLAASAMPDVLAVHARRLTLVALIHHPLGDETGLNDHQRETLLGLECQALQSATGIIVTSTFTQRRLIELGIDEDRISVIEPGITPVPVAAADNDTPRLLCIATLIPRKGQHLLLEALADLKAHDWHCDLIGDETRDERYTERLRGLISEHQLEQRVTLHGALPPETLETHWQQSDLFVLPSFYEGYGMVITEALAHGLPVITTTGGALADTLPDSAGVHVPPDDAPAIRDALQSLLFDNSDTRSAQYQALRQGALTARQTLNDWPGAANQFLICLNQLHATPAS
- a CDS encoding 6-pyruvoyl trahydropterin synthase family protein; the encoded protein is MYSLTVRDHVMIAHSFNGQIFGPAQKLHGATYIVDVTFKRPDLDQDDLIVDIGLASQTLSEVLSDINMQNLDEVEEFKGRNTTTEFMARVIFDRMAASIEADQLGETGKGLTAMSVTLHESHIAWASYEGSL
- a CDS encoding zinc-dependent alcohol dehydrogenase, with the protein product MSSENTARAFWIDAPGQGSIRTQPLAPPGPEEVQVRTCYSAISRGTETLIFHGRVPESEYARMRAPFQQGDFPAPVKYGYSSVGMVEKGPEALVGRYVFCLHPHQDRYVVPTSMAMPLPETLPPERAVLAANMETALNGLWDAAPRIGDRIAIIGAGVVGTLMAWLCRHIPGTRVELIDVDTSREALARALDIDFSTPDTARGECDLVIHASGSPTGLQKALSLAGQEASIIEMSWFGAQAVSLPLGEAFHSRRLTLRASQVGTVSPARSARRTHSERMMQALSLLEDDRLDALIDAESAFEDLPDTMARITTQTGALCHRIRYRF
- a CDS encoding CDP-alcohol phosphatidyltransferase family protein; the protein is MSEQRIVVRQPVWPAASVLMELLAGGIGLMLMVALLHLVYGAPTLLYPVAGGVYLVLAGIIVHGWPTGQQHFGWANRVTLMRAVLIVLLTAMLPLPALINEHHLMVFAIALTALTLDGVDGWVARHFHAESRFGARLDMELDAFFILMLCLMLVIQGKAGGWIMAIGAMRYAFVAAARVWHWLNEELPVSYRRKTICVWQVSTLMTCLLPWVVTPWSNLALALSLLLLMISFGMDTVYLHRRAVA
- a CDS encoding succinylglutamate desuccinylase/aspartoacylase family protein, which produces MARDAFLLAGEKVLPGQRRQIDVPVARLYTHTPLNIPVEVVHGRRDGPIMLVCGAIHGDEINGVEIVRRVLKTRSLTRLRGTLIAVPIVNVFGFVQHSRYLPDRRDLNRCFPGSESGSLGSRIAALFREQVVDLATHILDLHTGAIHRTNLPQIRAQLERNEQTRAMADAFGAPVILNAELRGGSLREYAERRGIPVLTYEAGEALRFDDWAISAGVRGVLRVMRLLDMLPVGRGSKVPASEVARSSSWARAPIDGVLRPRVRLGARVVKGERLGIVAGPFGNEEGDVLSSSDGIVIGMSNLPLVNEGEAVFHIARFHEIEDAEHAVEAWQASASVE
- a CDS encoding aldo/keto reductase, producing MRFELPGKMGLGTAPLGNMFEEVPDTRALETLRTAWDAGIRYFDTAPQYGAGLSEMRLGEALADEPRGTYVVSTKVGRLILEEQEPKQGIFAHGRANRVVYDYSESATLRSIEESLERLNMDRIDIAWIHDCAADAHGEHWEEVHDQAMNGAARALTRLREEGVIRAWGLGVNRVDACTRALEKADPDGFLLAGRYSLLDHEGALETLLPECDRRGARLVIGGAYNSGILAGGDHYDYKQASSEMRERTRRLRDICDRFGVDVRAVALQFSAAPRAVASVIPGTTRPERIAENQALMTTAIPNALWQTLWSEGLVSMDAPIPGAD
- the dusA gene encoding tRNA dihydrouridine(20/20a) synthase DusA, which translates into the protein MSKSSPADRGRRFSIAPMMDWTPRDQRAFARTLTKRALLYTEMVTTGAILHGTPRERFLGHDAREYPLALQLGGSDPAALAECAAIAETWGYQEVNLNVGCPSDRVQNNMIGACLMGHPELVARCVAAMQAAVSIPITVKCRIGINDQDEDEDLTRFIDTVAAAGCTTFTVHARKAWLEGLSPKQNRDVPPLNYPRVHRLKAAHPELHIGINGGLKTIADCQRELDHVDSVMVGREAYQNPFLLAHVDRDIFGEDTTPPTRHEAMEAFRPYLISRLESGVRLNHITRHLLGLFTGCRGGRRFRRYLSETAHRPDAGIEVFDQALALVNDIDAARALPAHMPDCST
- a CDS encoding DUF1415 domain-containing protein, which gives rise to MTSHPLEATRRWVKDWVMAHDLCPFAAAEFERERIRYRQLDAADDAALLMAVIEECEYLEDHPDTETTLLVLTPGAEDFFTFLDKLDMAERLMISEGYEGVYQLASFHPDYLFGDSQASPGQEDAADYTNRSPFPLFHLLRETSLEAALERFPHPERIPERNQALLRQQGAAWCRRLQDDIANETSSS
- a CDS encoding DUF6482 family protein — encoded protein: MKLNELTEKAHAHQIDEIVIESTEGDIFTLKVTSGGNTDTLLNEDGTILTPKSLNAAKTLLRDIGGMEGVPLYFKHSVTHDEMMGSNAESADDRMSITLEGQDR
- a CDS encoding CsbD family protein produces the protein MSDKSPPLEDLKGKVKEAWGTLSDDKELSEEGEVQQLAARLEKEQGLSAEEAQRQAKKTLRG
- a CDS encoding copper resistance protein NlpE N-terminal domain-containing protein, which produces MTLTRFSALIMTGALVGLSMTGCDQGRDTPESSQRSSGTNQIYGGSLPCDDCDGVDTEVALNFSTDSAGGVYNLTETPQGGPNNGQTQKRKGNWKVISGNAVPGGGTVYVLHPARGDTEHEPIYLLMENNTTLKLVDEQFKPLDTSHNDELHRL
- a CDS encoding carbohydrate porin — protein: MKKGLCCTLALMGMGLSSQGWAAGAFDPDGDFMFGDWGGARSDLTDQGVTFRFEYISEMAYSVDGGFRDKRTGRYADQWTAGANFDLDKLFGVPNAQFQFTLTDRNGESLTNDVINNPNSVGGSSSQEVYGRGSVTRITQMWYGQTYMDDTFELKAGRVPVGDDFAVIDSNFQNLYLGSGEPGNQNGGIWYNWPISQWALVGKWNITNEQYAQIGFFNLNESNLDRDHGLDLKHSGTSGTLIPVEYGFEPEHGVNGLPGHYKLGYYYSSADADDYSSRDSASDAQKSHRYGLYYVIDQQVTSHDGDRSRGLGVFSMGTWNDGDTATFDRYLSAGVTYTGPFDSRAQDEVGFGLAYAHVNDDFDAYSRSSNAGLVGGSSAPGYVPRQGEEYNAEVYYALQATPWMSFRPNLQYVRHPGADSDVDSAWIAGLSVLATF